The Cucumis sativus cultivar 9930 unplaced genomic scaffold, Cucumber_9930_V3 scaffold85, whole genome shotgun sequence genome window below encodes:
- the LOC116406307 gene encoding 1-aminocyclopropane-1-carboxylate oxidase 5-like, giving the protein MAIPVIDFSKLNGQERAKTLAQIANGCEEWGFFQLVNHGIPEELLERVKKVSSECYKVEREESFKSSKPVKLLNDLLENKSGEKLENLDWEDVFLLHDDNEWPSNLPGFKETMREYRSELRKLAEKVMAVMDENLGLPEGYIKAAFNGGEGLEKAFFGTKISHYPPCPHPELVNGLRAHTDAGGVILLFQDDQVGGLQILKDGQWIDVQPFPNSIVINTGDQIEVLSNGRYKSVWHRVLASPNGNRRSIASFYNPSMEATIAPAAQLVDKANQEVEEGYPKFVFGDYMSVYAEQKFLPKEPRFQAVRAM; this is encoded by the exons ATGGCAATTCCAGTCATTGATTTCTCTAAGCTTAATGGGCAAGAAAGGGCCAAGACATTGGCTCAGATAGCCAATGGCTGCGAAGAATGGGGATTCTTTCAG CTGGTGAACCATGGGATTCCTGAAGAGCTCCTAGAGAGGGTGAAGAAGGTTTCTTCAGAGTGCTACAAGgtggaaagagaagaaagtttCAAGAGTTCAAAACCTGTGAAGCTCCTGAATGATTTGCTTGAGAACAAGAGTGGTGAGAAGCTGGAAAATCTTGATTGGGAAGATGTCTTCCTTCTCCATGATGACAACGAATGGCCCTCCAACCTTCCTGGATTTAA GGAAACCATGAGAGAGTACAGATCGGAGCTGAGAAAACTAGCTGAAAAGGTGATGGCAGTAATGGATGAGAACTTAGGTTTACCTGAAGGATACATAAAGGCTGCCTTCAATGGTGGCGAAGGGCTGGAAAAGGCCTTCTTTGGAACCAAAATCAGCCATTACCCACCATGTCCACACCCAGAGCTAGTGAATGGCCTCCGTGCCCACACCGATGCCGGCGGTGTCATCTTGCTCTTCCAAGACGATCAGGTGGGAGGCCTTCAAATCTTGAAAGATGGGCAGTGGATTGATGTGCAGCCATTTCCCAACTCCATAGTCATCAACACAGGTGATCAGATTGAGGTCCTGAGCAATGGGAGATACAAGAGTGTTTGGCATCGGGTTTTAGCCTCACCGAATGGGAACAGGAGATCAATTGCTTCATTTTACAATCCATCAATGGAAGCCACCATAGCTCCTGCAGCACAGCTGGTGGATAAAGCAAACCAGGAAGTGGAAGAAGGATATCCcaagtttgtgtttggagACTATATGTCAGTTTATGCTGAGCAGAAGTTCCTCCCAAAGGAACCTAGGTTTCAAGCTGTCAGGGCAATGTGA